The following proteins are encoded in a genomic region of Dioscorea cayenensis subsp. rotundata cultivar TDr96_F1 chromosome 8, TDr96_F1_v2_PseudoChromosome.rev07_lg8_w22 25.fasta, whole genome shotgun sequence:
- the LOC120267373 gene encoding LOW QUALITY PROTEIN: uncharacterized protein LOC120267373 (The sequence of the model RefSeq protein was modified relative to this genomic sequence to represent the inferred CDS: deleted 3 bases in 3 codons) — translation MMEDMVMIGLRNEFMAGYKLVPWSTWEQWNFVRESIFSSNPESVAAALRRVAAWRSRGCLPVAIDVTAVIVEIQCQDPFFREGLLDGALSSEELLAMLYCMAIVRLVNVFVEPLHKKTRRSISELAEAIGLPRALIDIRHESSHRDLPSLQLVRLASVKALDWLKSNYWEPQRKAIPDVQKEIRCRLREMIHYIKAKYTQRMKAKHNTILGSLTSNRMQAWFLHLDFSEQDSSGSRSLDKELLSQYEFGLMCNNSRLLMVLVMLNSREHADHGFEISWFAIVGLGLASKGRKGYIIDDINGVYPEKYPLSRCSFSKVRLDFNKRISKISISVCRVYSAYPSDVVSVLMEIFQLHVSDFSDVTDKEITEDSDVRHEPLINSTSVLKTIITKLSHNRPRLLLSMLKIVLEMIKDIHEKGQDHFLSPLSEAKVCQIKHLSSFVPWFLMNLKTLKDSGRIGLMEELKPLASRDAVQTVSLKKLIRLCLSLSAVGDKHLPESVLLLSDLSGNTNLTESLKKLPLPCLHDRDAAEYSCSSMESVILQEEIAIKKATEKLQYLKLQSRISNAKSTGTEDQDNDVAKNSGMLAKSWIPCPIGMLPCSFSSTSVLPVLDKADDDCQGTIIPENNHDKFEKDHTPREKSQNNIQSPDTENAIKKLRLTTEERSYSIDVINPMEGRLLIDGVWKKVDEAEFFAIQSNIRTFVQ, via the exons ATGATGGAGGATATGGTGATGATAGGATTGAGGAATGAGTTCATGGCCGGGTACAAGCTTGTCCCGTGGTCTACCTGGGAACAGTGGAACTTTGTTCGCGAatcaatcttctcctccaatcCTGAATCAGTCGCTGCGGCTCTACGAAGG GTAGCAGCATGGCGGAGCAGAGGTTGTCTT CCTGTTGCCATTGATGTTACGGCTGTCATTGTTGAGATTCAGTGTCAAGATCCTTTTTTTAG GGAAGGGCTTCTGGATGGTGCTCTGAGTTCGGAGGAGTTACTGGCCATGCTGTATTGCATGGCCATTGTTAG ACTAGTGAATGTGTTTGTTGAGCCTTTACATAAGAAAACCAGACGCTCAATTTCAGAATTAGCTGAGGCCATTGGTTTGCCAAGAGCTCTGATTGATATTCGTCATG AGAGCTCACATCGCGATCTCCCATCACTTCAGCTAGTTCGTTTGGCTAGTGTAAAG GCCCTTGATTGGCTGAAATCCAATTATTGGGAGCCGCAGAGAAAAGCCATTCCTGATGTTCAAAAGGAAATTAGGTGTAGACTGCGAGAGATGATACATTATATAAAGGCAAAGTATACTCAGAGAATGAAAGCAAAAc ACAACACAATCTTAGGTAGCCTAACATCGAACAGGATGCAGGCatggttcttgcacttggaTTTTAGTGAGCAAGATTCATCAGGTTCCAGAT CATTGGATAAAGAGCTCCTCAGTCAATATGAGTTTGGATTGATGTGCAATAACTCAAGACTTTTAATGGTACTTGTGATGCTCAATAGCAGGGAGCATGCTGATCATGGGTTTGAAATTTCCTGGTTTGCAATAGTAGGACTAGGACTTGCAAGCAAAGGAAGAAAAGGGTATATCATT GATGATATTAATGGAGTTT ACCCTGAGAAATATCCTTTATCTAGGTGCTCTTTCAGTAAAGTAAGACTTG ATTTTAATAAACGAATTTCTAAGATATCGATATCTGTTTGTCGGGTATATTCTGCATATCCTTCGGATGTGGTGTCAGTGCTGATGGAGATT TTCCAGTTGCATGTGTCTGATTTTTCTGATGTCACTGACAAGGAGATTACTGAAGATTCAGATGTCCGGCACGAGCCCCTTATAAATTCCACGAGTGTTTTAAAGACAATCATTACCAAGTTGTCACATAACAGGCCCAGATTGTTGCTTAGCATGCTGAAAATAGTGCTCGAGATGATCAAAGACATCCATGAAAAGG GTCAAGATCATTTCCTGTCACCATTGTCCGAGGCCAAGGTCTGCCAGATTAAAcatctttcttcttttgttccTTGGTTTCTCATGAATCTTAAAACATTGAAAGATTCTGGCCGTATAGGACTTATGGAGGAACTGAAACCATTGGCAAGCAGAGATGCTGTACAAAcggtttcattaaaaaaacttattcgGTTATGCCTCTCGTTATCAGCAGTGGGTGATAAGCATCTCCCTGAATCTGTACTGCTACTTTCTGATCTATCTGGAAACACTAATTTAACTGAAAGCCTCAAGAAGTTGCCACTGCCATGCTTGCATGACCGAGATGCTGCAGAATACTCTTGTTCAAGCATGGAGAGTGTTATCTTGCAGGAAGAAATTGCAATTAAGAAAGCAACTGAAAAATTACAATATCTGAAGTTACAGTCAAGGATCAGTAATGCGAAAAGCACGGGGACAGAGGATCAGGATAATGATGTGGCAAAGAATTCAGGGATGCTGGCCAAGTCCTGGATCCCATGTCCAATTGGTATGCTACCTTGTTCATTCAGTTCAACATCAGTTCTCCCTGTCCTCGACAAAGCTGATGATGATTGTCAGGGTACTATCATACCAGAAAACAACCATGACAAGTTTGAAAAGGATCACACTCCAAgagaaaaatcacaaaat aataTCCAGTCTCCTGACACagaaaatgcaataaaaaagtTGAGACTGACAACAGAGGAAAGATCGTATTCCATAGATGTGATAAATCCTATGGAAGGTCGGTTATTGATCGATGGAGTCTGGAAGAAGGTAGATGAAGCGGAGTTTTTTGCCATACAGTCTAATATCAGAACTTTTGTTCAATGA